TATCgtgacccagtattccgatactaggcgaggctttaagggaagtgttgtcgaagagcggtgatacggcaaatggggtttttttagtggtaaacgggcaaacttgagtcttctgtggGTTAAaatggacaaggttcaatttaccccattccgcgaccttctcaagagaggactccatataaaacacatgtttctcccggcactggtcgacgatttcccgagggAGACCTGCATggtccgtgtatacggcatcaccagtgctgtcgtctgcatagcaatatatgttggaggtgtccaacatataattgatacgcagaagaaacagtgtgggagatagcagaAAGCCTTGGGACACTCCatcgttcacgggcttgggatttgagcaataaccatcgataacgacctgtatgctgcacccagggaggaagctggaggtccacttgcataagctctcgggaaccccaaatgatgaaagttttgagaggagcgccttgtgccatacacgatcaaaggccttcactatatccaggccaaccgccaggccttcccccttgctttcaatagccaccgcccatctatgtgttaggtataccagaagatcgccagtcaaCCGACCATGtcaaaagccgtactgtcggtcgttgatcaactggtgaccctcaaggtataccaagacctggcggttaattatgctctccatgatcttGGAGAGCAGgcaggtaatagcaataggcctgtagtttgccggatccgaactgtctccttttttttggattggatggacaagggctgacttccatgagtcagggactacgccttttgaataagagtgccggaataaacgcgttagcaccggcgtcaactcaggggcacacgttctaagcacaattgaagaaatgccatccggcccgctcgacttcctgacgtccaacgaaaacagagctcgccgaacaggtttctgtctgaactgtacttcaggcatagagctctgacaccgcgggatggacggcggtgtttttccgttgtcgtcaagagtcgagttggaggcaaaaagagtgcacaggagatcggctttctcttttgccgtatgggccagggcggcatggacggctggttgaagttaccaagagcagctttcggcaacgaccagaacttgcgtgttccggtcgggtaactggaaagctgctcgccaattttgacgacgtgcttcgaattcgcacgggtgatttgctgtttaaaaaatctggaggcacggttatatttcctcttcagaactttgcagttcggatcctttgagctcagcgccgcaacccaagttcgatacgcttGTTTTTtgagtcagatgctgctttaactgacgcatcgaaccagggctgtgatctgccaccgatcggtactacagagcttggtataaaaatatccatgccctgcagtatcacatcggctactgcaacggcgcaggcactaggatcatccgaagggaaacaaaccttgccccaagggtaggatgcaaaaaaggaacgcatcctatcccaatctgctgacttgtagtgccaaacgcggcgggtcgcgacgctggtggtctgcgacgttggcgtcggataggcactacactcctgaccaggcaatggtcagacgttccgagaggggcgtcgacagagacctggtaactatcgggatgtgtagtgagcagaagatctaataaggacggcatgtggctatccacatctgggagccgcgttggcgactcaaccaattgaaATACGCCAATACAAAATTatacacagatcgccctgcgtagtctgtggtacgtgatccaagccaatCGGctttgtgcccgttgaaatcacccaagactacgatttcagcggaggggatctgtgcaagtacgtcgtcaattgccgcttgaacgcagcccatgagatgatcggtttctgcgttaccactatgggacctgtagacacacgcatagatgcggacgcggtcctctaaatctacgcggagccagagagtagtcaggtccctaccctcaaaattgccgagacggcgacagcagatatcctccgtaacgtacacacataccccggcacgaggcaagaaattatgctcaattttgtacccggggtacgttaaatatgacgtatcgctatgtcgagatatctgcgtctccgtatgGAAACACAAAGCCGGCTGCGCCGtttcaaggtggtggtggacggcgtatCGTATATCGGATCGCATGTGGTTGAAATCTTGAAATAACCTTGGAATCAGGCCAGTCGGGACTTTATTACGACTATAAACAGACTGCGTTTTGATTACTCCATCGTTCCGGCCCACCTGGCTCGGTTGGGCATAGTGGAGAGTAGCTACTGCACCTAATGCAGTAATTCTGTTGGTGATATCgaacatttcatatttatatgtgaGTGCTTTTCGTTTGACAGATTGATTCTTGTCAGTGAAATTAGTGCAAAATCAATTGACAGTGCAAGATCCCTCCCGCCGCCTGAGTGATATGTTGAAAAATAGATCCTATTACGTGCCTCTAtataaattcatcaaaaatacagttgggaaattataataaatcgaataaaaatatttaagacttGGCCTAAAGGTCTAGATAACAGGCTGAGTACCTACTTATGTACTACTCTTGAAACTTCCGAGTTCTGTACAGTCACCAAGTACAGTGTACTTAGGTACTTTAGAAACTACCTGTACGTAGTGTTCATGATCATTCTCTTTGACTGTAcctaatgtatgtatgtgtatgtgtgtagtAAGTGTTCTGTGAACTCTAATTTTTAATACCTAACTTActaggtaggtattatttttttttataataaatttatgtttattctataaaaatagaaaaaaggcTGTATTACTGACTACtgtatgaatattaaaatacttaacaaATAATTATGGGAAAAGATAAGAAGAAAGGTCCAAAAGGCAATGTGTTTAAAGTGGCTGGTGCCAAAAGTTTGAAGAAAACTAAGGCTAAGGCAGTCAATTTAGGCTTGaaaaatgtaagtatataagtattgttattttgtttctcTATACTAacccataaataaaaatagtattcgCCTCTGGATAAATATCATTCAAATTGCAAAAGCTGTAGAAGTTATTGTAAAACTCACATTATATTAGGTAACCTCAAACTCGTTGaattgtaaaagtaaaatagGTGCTAAAAATTTCTCAGATATTAGTTAACATTGCATCAACCTATAGGTACCTTAATAATTTTACGTttgcatataaattataatgtttcagATAAAGCAAAAGATTGCAGAAATTGATAAGCAACTACTTGATATTAAAAGAGATAAGCCAGTGGAAAATAAAAAGAATGAAATAAAAGTTATCAAGAAGAATCCAGTGTTAAATGTTACAAAGGCGGAAGTGTCAAAAACAGCTGATGAAATTGTGAAGATGGACTTATGATAGTAATTTCTATTACAACAAAGAGCTTTAATATTGGAAAACTCTAGTGAAAGACATGAAATAACCTGCactttagtttttatttcatccTATGTTTCTTATTCAGTATAATTAATATAGAACTATATTATGTTGCAGCGGTATTTGTCTTAATTCCTGTCTAAAGCTATCATCAAATAACATTTTATCAAATAGGCTAAGATCAAGTGGTGATTAAATAAACGGAGCCCTTTTGAATcgccattaaaaatatttaagtaatttaaattactgaatctaccatatgtttggaaaaagtagagcttgtgagaagaacatacaagaaactcaacagccaatCTTTAAAATCAATGAGTAgtttacagtttttttaatataagtacttaaaaAGGTAAAAAATTTGTTAGTAATGtgcaaattaaatcaaaatcactaatcatggaaatgacacttatgaatgtcaaaaaaatatttttctttttgaatctactgctacttcagggttgagctaatgagaagaagtagcaagaaactcattgccactcttttatatcaagatttacatttccatcgatttacaaatcatttcaattacaatatatgaaactttttaacatttaaaaatatattttaaataccaaatattttatacagaaataaactgtataaaattatttagtattggCTGCATCATGTTTGTGTGTGATTCCTGTCATAATGAGCaatcacataaaacaaatactatgacatatttaattataacaagtCAACCAGGCACCACTAATAGCACTCATTCACGAGTTGACACATGGACCAACCATCTTACGAGTCACACATATTTGACAGAAGAAGATGACAGATATGCCATTTTATTGAGCATGACAAACCATGTTATAGCATACGCAAAATACCTACAACATTATCCAATAGTGCTCACAAAGATAGCCCACGaaattattctatataattcaattacagtacattttatataaacaaaaataatataactaatattcatgttatatttaaaagattataagtctctttatgataaattaatctttatatgtctatgtctagtctttaaatgatatattattaggagcatctattttccatattaataacttttttttatgaaaataagggacaagacgagcaggacgttcagctgatggtaattgatacaccctgcccattacaatgcagtgctgctcaggattcttgaaaaacccaaaaatctgagtggcactacaattgcacttgggatgtaagatgttaagtctcatttgcccagtaatttcactagctaggtcgcccttcagactgaaacacagtaatgtttacacattactgcttcaggcaTAAATAACTGCACTTGTGGTACCctttatctagccggcatcctgtgcaaaggagcctcccgctggtaatatatgtatatatatatagtaatataatatatataacttctTTATCCTCTGTATATTCTACCGTATAGTAGGCATCTTGAATAaggcaaatttttatatttactgtatTTAACAtgagtataatttttaattctgCTTAtagcaaaagtatgataaaaaccctgagttttatcattttaaatctAGCCTTAGGCTAATTTTACTTAATTGATGTAGAGTAAAACTAAGAATGTGCCCATTAGCACTATTCTTATtgtctactagctgacccgacagacaaataatgtttttatttgtcaatatcataatgaaattgttccacagcagaactgtcaaaccgtgcatcaataaattctctcatagaaattatgtatggacacatcaaaggaaaaacaaatttgttgtttttatttaatttagcagcattttcctatttattcaccttttaaaccttctctggacttccataaataatttgagaccaaaattagccaaatcggtccagccgttctcgagttttagcgagactaacgaaaagCAATTCT
The Leptidea sinapis chromosome 9, ilLepSina1.1, whole genome shotgun sequence DNA segment above includes these coding regions:
- the LOC126965919 gene encoding uncharacterized protein LOC126965919; amino-acid sequence: MGKDKKKGPKGNVFKVAGAKSLKKTKAKAVNLGLKNIKQKIAEIDKQLLDIKRDKPVENKKNEIKVIKKNPVLNVTKAEVSKTADEIVKMDL